A genomic stretch from Festucalex cinctus isolate MCC-2025b chromosome 13, RoL_Fcin_1.0, whole genome shotgun sequence includes:
- the atg16l2 gene encoding ATG16 autophagy related 16-like 2, whose amino-acid sequence MKPLGGPKDSEGASETEGDEWKAHVAQQLRRRDREQHHRFRQLVCAYSRLLDKSSVTDWILTNGRRASCDATSSSLLCVQLKKTTGELAYQVVEKQQHVKIQDNLLDEQRDRLLQDERGVAGARDLQQQLRLGVERLEEENGLLKSKYDALMERQRRAERRLREEKLRGSVLLEDVITLKREAAARLNKRNDTRSRVQDLNLQKDLQTATTSKVNIDSSFSVPNWRCLPLKKKFADKSQMCLSRSAPSSENTPRILASIRELFERRRSQSVCGSEEEEELAYPVRVPTSARVPSRALHVLEAHEQAVNTAAFCPSSALLASAGTDRVVKVWEVRAGALRHQTTLDGSTEGLTCVQFDPTGQKILAGSYDKSALLWCLDHPVAKLTLTGHSRKVTAARFSRHQVVTGSADGTVRMWDLQRAACVHLAQVSSFCSDVVCSENVAISGHFDRKIRLWDTRLSSCVHCLPAQGKVTSLDLSADGRHLLSCCRDDGLQLLDVRRWSDRSATFRAEGFKCASDSTKVAISPDACLVAAGSADGAVYVWNVSAGNLETRLADKHSASISAVCWSSSGEYTASVDKRGRAVLWSDL is encoded by the exons ATGAAGCCGCTCGGGGGGCCGAAGGACTCGGAAGGCGCAAGCGAGACGGAGGGCGACGAGTGGAAGGCGCACGTCGCCCAGCAGCTGCGCCGCCGGGACCGGGAGCAACACCACCGGTTCCGACAGCTCGTCTGCGCCT ATTCTCGCCTGCTGGACAAAAGTAGCGTGACCGACTGGATCCTCACCAATGGAAGACGCGCGAGCTGCGACGCCACCTCGTCGTCATTGTTGTGTGTGCAGCTCAAGAAGACAACTGGAGAG TTGGCGTATCAAGTCGTGGAGAAACAGCAACACGTGAAAATCCAAGACAACCTTTTGGATGAGCAGCGGGACAG GCTGCTGCAAGACGAGCGAGGCGTGGCGGGCGCGCGTGACCTCCAGCAGCAGCTTCGCCTTGGGGTGGAGCGGCTTGAAGAGGAGAACGGGCTGCTGAAGAGCAAGTACGACGCGCTGATGGAGCGGCAGAGGCGGGCCGAGCGCCGTCTTCGGGAGGAGAAGCTTCGAGGGAGCGTCCTGCTGGAGGACGTCATCACGCTCAAACGCGAGGCGGCCGCGCGGCTCAACAAACGCAACGACACACGCTCCAG AGTTCAAGACCTCAACCTGCAGAAAGATCTGCAGACCGCCACCACCTCAAAGGTCAACATCGACAG CTCATTCAGCGTTCCCAACTGGAGATGTTTACCACTGAAGAAAAAGTTTGCAGACAAAAGTCAAATGTGCCTCTCGAG atCTGCTCCATCGTCAGAAAACACTCCAAGGATCCTGGCGTCCATTCGAGAACTCTTCGA GAGGAGGCGAAGCCAATCTGTGTGCGGttcagaagaggaggaggagcttgCGTATCCCGTCAGAGTCCCCACGTCAGCCAGAGTTCCCAGCCGGGCCCTCCACGTCCTG GAAGCTCACGAGCAGGCCGTCAACACGGCGGCGTTCTGCCCTAGTTCCGCCCTGCTGGCCAGCGCCGGAACCGACAGAGTGGTCAAAGTGTGGGAAGTCCGAGCAG GTGCCCTCAGACACCAGACCACCCTGGACGGCAGCACAGAGGGTCTGACCTGCGTCCAGTTTGACCCCACG GGTCAAAAAATTCTGGCGGGCTCGTACGACAAGTCGGCTTTGTTGTGGTGTTTGGACCACCCCGTTGCCAAG CTGACCCTGACAGGCCACAGCAGGAAGGTGACGGCGGCTCGCTTCAGTCGTCATCAAGTGGTGACGGGAAGCGCCGACGGGACCGTCAGGATGTGGGACCTTCAACGAGCCGCCT GCGTCCACTTGGCCCAAGTGTCGTCCTTCTGCAGCGATGTGGTCTGCTCGGAAAACGTGGCCATCAGCGGACATTTTGACCGCAAGATCCGATTGTGGGACACCAG gCTGTCCAGCTGCGTCCACTGCCTGCCGGCACAGGGCAAAGTCACGTCTTTGGACCTCAGCGCCGACGGCCGCCATCTGCTCAGCTGTTGCCGTGACGATGGCCTGCAGCTGCTCGACGTCCGCAGGTGGAGCGACCGCAGCGCCACCTTCAG GGCGGAAGGCTTCAAATGCGCCAGTGACAGCACCAAAGTGGCCATCAG CCCCGACGCTTGCTTGGTGGCGGCAGGATCGGCAGACGGCGCCGTCTACGTTTGGAACGTCTCCGCTGGAAACCTGGAGACGCGACTGGCTGACAAGCACAG CGCGTCCATCAGCGCCGTCTGCTGGTCGTCGTCCGGCGAGTACACGGCCAGTGTGGACAAAAGGGGGCGGGCCGTCCTCTGGAGCGACCTCTGA